The Blautia obeum ATCC 29174 region TAAAGGGGCTTGCTCCAAGATCTCTTGCCGCTTCCACCAGTGACCAGTCCAATTTTTCTGCGCTGGAATATACAGACAGGATCATAAATGGAAGAAGCACATAAGTCATACCGATCACGATTGCCGGATAGCTGTACAAGATACGCAAAGGTTTCTCGATCAGTCCAAGGCTCTTAAGGGCATGATTCAGAAGCCCCTTTGTCTGTAAAATGATCATCCAGCCATACAGACGAATCAAGGAATTGACCCAGAACGGCAGCATCAGAAAGATCATAGCACGTTTTTTCCACTGTTCAGAAAGCTTCGCCATAAAGTAGCCAAACGGATAACCGATCAGACAGATAATGATCGTACTGGTCACAGCAAGCTGGAAAGAACCGGTGAATGTTTTCATATAGACCGGATCAAGAATTTTTTTATAATTTGCGAGTGTAAATACCCACTCCACACCATGACCTGCTTTTGGCTGTGCAAAGCTTAATGCCACCATATAAAGCAGCGGGCCTGCAACAAAAATGATCGTAAAGATATACAACGGCAGGATCATCCAGACAGAGCCGGATTTATGTTTCTTCATACTGCCGCCCCGCTTTCTGTCTCAGACGGAAGATCAACCAGAACCGCATTCTCAGCATCAAAATGACAGGTGACTTTCTGTCCCGGCTGCACACCGGCATCAATTCCATGTCTGTTTGCAATAACTTCTGTTCCATCTGCAAGCTTCAACACAACACGAAGAAGTCCGCCTGCAAAACTTTTTTCAACAACAACCGCTTCCATACCACTCTGGCAAGTCTCATCAAAAATCATATTCTCACTGCGGACAGCCAGCGTCACTGGTGTACCCGGAGCAATTTTTTTGCCTTCTGCCACAGCAGAAACAATACTGCCTGCAAGTGAAACTTTGAGAATATCTGCTTCTGTTTCCTGCGCAGTACCTTTTAAAATATTGGCATTTCCAACAAAAGTCGCCACATAACTGGTTTTTGGATGATTATAGATCTCATCCGGTGTCCCAATCTGTTCAAAGGTTCCTTTATTCATGACAGCAATACGGTCGGACATGTTAATTGCCTCTTCCTGGTCATGCGTAATATAAATAAAAGTAATTCCAAGCTTTTTTTGTAACCTCTTCAGTTCAAGCTGCATGGCACGGCGCAGCTGCAGATCCAGTGCTCCCAACGGCTCATCCAGAAGCAGCACCTTCGGATTATTGACCAGCGAACGGGCAATTGCCACACGCTGTCTCTGTCCACCGGAAAGTTCTGACGGCTTTCTCTTCTCGTATCCTAGAAGCTGTACCAGTTCCAGCATCTCAGATACTCGTTTTTTAATCTCTGCTTTTGGTATCTTTTTCAATTTCAGTCCATATCCAATGTTATCCGCCACTGTCATATGTGGAAATAACGCATAATTCTGAAATACTGTATTTACATCACGTGCTTCCGGTGCCAGTGCTGTGACATCTTTTCCCTCCAGATATACCTTGCCGGAATCCGGTGTCTCCAGACCTGCTATGATACGCAGAGTTGTCGTCTTTCCACATCCCGAGGAACCCAGAAGTGTAATAAACTCCCCCTTGTCGATAGAGAGACTGATTTCCTTCAGAACCACTTCATCTTTTGAAAACGACTTCCTGATATCTTTTAATTCCAAACATTTTTCTGCCATTTGTCTTTTGTCTTTCCTCCTGCTGTTTTATTGTATTCCTGCATTCAGCAATTCCTTACATTTTATTCTATCGTATTCTTCACATACTGAATGTAACTTTCCTTATTGAATACTGGTGTATAGCTTTTTGTAATCTTTTTTGCTTCCTGTCCGCCATTCTTAAGAAGTTTATATACAGTCAGTGCCAGAAGCTTCGCCGGTAAAATATAGGCTTTTTCCGGATCTGTGATCTTGAAATCTGCCCCATGAAGTTTTCCTTCAAAACCCTTGAATGTAAAATTCACAACCGGAACAAGATGGCTGAGATCTCCTACATCCGTGCAGGCATTATTAAAATCACCTTTCTGTACTGTACGATAATTCAGTCCAAGGTCATCCGCCGCCTCGATCAGTGCGTTGTCTGCTGCTCTCGGGATGATCGGCATATAACCCTGAAGCTTCTCCATTTCTATTTTTCCACCAAAAGCATAGGCTGAACCGGCATACGCACGATTTACCATATCTGTAATCTCACAAATCTTGTCAAGCGATGCT contains the following coding sequences:
- a CDS encoding ABC transporter permease, with protein sequence MKKHKSGSVWMILPLYIFTIIFVAGPLLYMVALSFAQPKAGHGVEWVFTLANYKKILDPVYMKTFTGSFQLAVTSTIIICLIGYPFGYFMAKLSEQWKKRAMIFLMLPFWVNSLIRLYGWMIILQTKGLLNHALKSLGLIEKPLRILYSYPAIVIGMTYVLLPFMILSVYSSAEKLDWSLVEAARDLGASPFKAFWTVSFKLTLPGLLSGVILTFIPSMGLFFIADILGGNKIVLVGSLIQEQMTKGNNWPFAAALAVALMILTTLMIMLYRKVTNAKELEGVG
- a CDS encoding ABC transporter ATP-binding protein, with product MAEKCLELKDIRKSFSKDEVVLKEISLSIDKGEFITLLGSSGCGKTTTLRIIAGLETPDSGKVYLEGKDVTALAPEARDVNTVFQNYALFPHMTVADNIGYGLKLKKIPKAEIKKRVSEMLELVQLLGYEKRKPSELSGGQRQRVAIARSLVNNPKVLLLDEPLGALDLQLRRAMQLELKRLQKKLGITFIYITHDQEEAINMSDRIAVMNKGTFEQIGTPDEIYNHPKTSYVATFVGNANILKGTAQETEADILKVSLAGSIVSAVAEGKKIAPGTPVTLAVRSENMIFDETCQSGMEAVVVEKSFAGGLLRVVLKLADGTEVIANRHGIDAGVQPGQKVTCHFDAENAVLVDLPSETESGAAV